In a single window of the Oculatellaceae cyanobacterium genome:
- a CDS encoding DUF5340 domain-containing protein, whose translation MEPIPLPSLIHYEVLLQLLERQTSFAASNQPAIKEQVQQLIITLRKALAQQKRLEQSCDRANVPIEYHWSLNTINNIKTNP comes from the coding sequence ATGGAGCCAATACCCCTGCCATCTTTGATTCACTATGAAGTGCTACTCCAGCTTTTAGAACGCCAAACTTCATTTGCGGCTAGTAATCAGCCTGCGATTAAAGAGCAAGTACAACAGCTAATCATCACACTGCGTAAAGCTTTGGCTCAACAAAAACGACTTGAACAAAGCTGCGATCGCGCTAATGTCCCGATTGAGTATCACTGGTCACTTAATACTATCAACAACATCAAAACTAACCCTTAA